One region of Esox lucius isolate fEsoLuc1 chromosome 17, fEsoLuc1.pri, whole genome shotgun sequence genomic DNA includes:
- the LOC105017062 gene encoding transmembrane protein 233: MAHPLATELVKGRLGVKSALNGSADFDRLSYVGEQPSPPPLQNYLWLTILTCFCPAYPVNIVALVFSILSRKSYELGDYDGSQRLGRKALHVAMASILIGLVIIGILVIVHITTVMKHPLP; the protein is encoded by the exons ATGGCCCATCCTCTGGCCACGGAGCTGGTAAAAGGACGGCTGGGAGTTAAGAGTGCCCTCAATGGGAGCGCAGACTTTGACAGACTGAGTTATGTGGGGGAACAGCCTTCTCCACCTCCCCTTCAGAATTACCTGTGGCTAACTATCCTGACCTGCTTTTGCCCAGCATACCCTGTCAACATTGTAGCCCTAGTCTTCTCAATACTG TCCAGGAAGAGTTATGAGCTGGGGGACTATGATGGCTCACAGCGGCTGGGTCGGAAAGCACTGCATGTGGCCATGGCCTCCATCCTCATTGGCCTCGTGATCATTGGCATATTGGTCATCGTTCACATCACCACAGTAATGAAGCATCCCCTCCCATGA